The segment GCCGCTCGCGCGCCTCTCGGGCTCGATCCACGCGCTGCCCGCCAACCTCCAGAACCTCGATGAGTGCCAGGCGCTCGCGGCCTCGCTGGCCCGCCTCGAGCCCGGCGGCCTGCAcgtcctcgtcaacaacgccggGGCCACCTGGGGCGCCGACATCGACTCGCACCCGGACGCGGCGTGGACCAAGCTCCTCACGCTCAACCTGCAGCGCGCCTTCACCCTGACGCAGCTGTGCCTGCCGCTGCTCGAGAGGGCCGGCAGCCAGGACGACCCCGCGCGCGTCATCCACGTCGGCAGCATCGACGGCGTGCGCGTGCCCTCGCTCGCCAACTACGCCTACTCGGCGAGCAAGGCCGGCCTGCACCACCTGTCGAGGCACCTCGCGCGGGACCTGGGCTTCCGCAACGTCACGAGCAACGTGCTGGCCTGCGGGCCCTTCCGGAcaaagatgatgaaggcgacgCTGGACGCGGCCGAGGACGTGCTCAAGGAGAATATCCCGTTGCGGAGGATCGGCCGGGACGAGGACGTTGCTGGCTCGGCTGTCTTTTTGGCGAGCAAGGCCGGGTGAGTTGCTGtgtttttatttatttattttatttaggTCTTGCTTCTTTCCTTGTTTCTGGACTAACATGCCGTAGGGCCTATCTGAATGGCGCGCTGATTAGAGTAGATGGAGGGGCGTCGTTGGTGGCCAAGATTTAGAAAGAGAAAAGGGACATTCACATCAAGCCGCAGGGTTTTTTTTCCTGCTGAGAATGTACTTGTATACATTACGCGGTGGGCGGTGTTTTGGCAATATACTGAAAGTGAGGTACAACCTCGAGTTTTACCCCGCTTCGTCTCTTATTATATGCATCtactgctcctcctcctccaaggGGTATCGTTCCTGTTGAAGACGGACAAGACGAAACTTGCTTGGCCGCCAAAGAAGCTCCCGCCGTGGCAAAGCAAACCTGGCCGCAGAACAGACTCCTCCCTAGATATAATGCCCTGTTGCGCCGACTAtaaaaggccaaaaaaaggaaaataaaaaaacagaCAAACATAATGACTCCTCCGCTGATGTATCAAGTCTATCGGATGGATCCGTGACgtgttaaaaaaaataagagtGAACTAGTGGTGCGATAAAATAGCACCGGTTGGCGGTCTCGTTGAACAAGATTCATGGTCCCACGGTGTCGTATGCACGCCGGTTATTtagggggaaaaaaagagatggATGCTTGGCTTCAAAACGTAATAGATGCCAATGCTCAAAGACCACAGTCTTCAAAGTCGCGGGTCAGGCAAGCAAGTTGCGCTCGCTTGGCGGCTTCGGCAACAAGGTTGACATCCCTAAGAAAAGTCTCGGTCGAGGGCGCTTTGATTTGGACCGGCGCGAGCATGGGGACAGACTGCGA is part of the Metarhizium brunneum chromosome 4, complete sequence genome and harbors:
- the rhlG_1 gene encoding Rhamnolipids biosynthesis 3-oxoacyl-[acyl-carrier-protein] reductase, with the translated sequence MDINTLFGVQGKVVLITGGAKGIGRMIATGFVTNGAKVYITGRDAPACHAAVADLAPLARLSGSIHALPANLQNLDECQALAASLARLEPGGLHVLVNNAGATWGADIDSHPDAAWTKLLTLNLQRAFTLTQLCLPLLERAGSQDDPARVIHVGSIDGVRVPSLANYAYSASKAGLHHLSRHLARDLGFRNVTSNVLACGPFRTKMMKATLDAAEDVLKENIPLRRIGRDEDVAGSAVFLASKAGAYLNGALIRVDGGASLVAKI